From the genome of Henningerozyma blattae CBS 6284 chromosome 8, complete genome:
ATagttatttttcttaaattatCCAAAAATCTTCCATGAACGAATGCAACACCACGTTCCctttcatcttcttcataaTCTTTAACGTGTAAGTTCTTATCTTCTAAGACCTGGTCATTACCATCCTTCACTAAGccttcaattttttcaagtGGGGCTATATCAGCCTTGTAAGGGTAAGGAATGTCAACTTTTTGATCATTGTAGAAAACAGTATAGCCAGTAACAGGGAAAgcatcaatattattaattgctTGAACCATACCTAAGCTTCTTAGAGCTCTCACACCACCGGGTTGCATCAACTCACCAACAATTCTTTCTGGCATGGCCCAACTCTTTTCGATaattaaaacatttttaCCTTTTCTTGCCAAGCTAGTGGCAATGCATGGACCAATTACACCAGCACCAACAACAATGGCATCATAAACAATAGAATCATCTGCAATTAATAGCTCCTTTGGAGTACTTTCAGTTGAAACATCAAACGCTTTGGCATCCATCTCTCTTAATTGTATAAGCTtactaaattatttttttctggcagaaataaaaatttacaataaTCAAATTTAGTAGAAGCAGAATATAGGCGTAAATCAAATCTGGACAAAGTTTTAGAAATAGCAACTCTTATATAGCACCCTTCGTTCCTTTTATTCCGAGAAAGATTCTTACATTCTTGTCACATTCCTGGTTTACTGCGTTGTTTTCTGGGGCGTTTCTGTCACATTTTTTGTCACATTTTTACTTCTTAAAAGGGATATAAATACGtcatataaataaatagcaCCATCGTTGGCTATATATAATAGcaagaatttaattttttataaaatataccTGTTAATATACTTCTGAAGTCTATAAAAggtataaatatataattgcttgataaatataattacaatataggtatttataaaaatttcgTCAATCGTATTCTTGGTATGAAATGCAATGGACTTGCTCTAGTCACaaaatcatcaataatGATAGGTTGGCGACGTATATCTTGAATCCTAATGGtgcatattattattactgttactcttattattgttgttattaccattaccatggttattattagtattgttGTTAGCATagtgatgatgattattGTGGCCAtgattattgttattatgatgatgatagtTCTGCCTGTAATTATTTCTTCCACCTGGACCTGCATCGCCACCTCCAACCACCATAGTTTGGAAAGGTATTGGTGCTGGATATCCAAATCCACCCAAAGGAGCGGCATTTGGAGCAGTGTTCATATAAGCTGGTTGAAAATGGCCTGGTGTTGGTTGTGGTGATTGACTACCACTTATATCGTCGTTGCTACCTATCATGCCCATCATTTGAGGCATACCTGGATAAAACATCGGTTGAGGTTGGAACGGCATATACATGCCCATATTACCCATCATAGGTCCAGGTGAGCCTTGGGATCCAATTGGAAATCTAACCATATTGCCCATAGCGACACCCATTTGAGAATtagctgctgctgctgctgctgctgcatTCATCGAGTTCATATGACGTTGTTGTAATCTCATTTGAGCTCTTTGAATAACACTTCTTTCTTCAGGgaataatgatttataaGATTGATCGACTGTGCTTTCCCATGTTGGAGCAGTGAAATAAGGTTTTTCAATTAAGAAAGGTTCCATAACCTTTGTATCTTCATTGCCAGTAGAAGTTTTTTGAGTTTTTTGCTttgcaattttttcatcataaGACTCCTTTGATTTtgtaaagaaattaaagttcttggaaaacaattttttcttatttgcATCAGCCTGTGGAGGCTTTGAGCCAAAGAATGACCCCATATGATTACGTCTTCTTGAGGATGTATTGATTCTAGATGAAGCAGGTGAATACATTGAAGTTTGACCTTGTGAATGAATTCTTGAGTTACCAGAACTTCTAGTGTTGCTGTTtatattgctattattcATGTTATAATTGTTACTGATATTAGTATTGTTGATgttgttaatattattcaaatcatttttattttgtggagagttattgatattattgttattgttattattattttgttgttttgTCTTTGAATTTGATCTTGATTGGAATGTTGAGCTACTgtttgataatgaagatgaatctTGTTTAGATGTTTTCTTCATATCTTCTGGTACAGCATAAGGAACTTTCAGATTTTGagagaaatttttaaatgcCTCAATTTGAGcatctttctttttgaaattaatagagTCTAATGATATTGGGATATTTGAACCATGAATGCCTGGTTTACCAGAAGATGGTGGCTTAACTGGTTTGTTCAGTTTGCTTGGGAAGGTCATCTGAGTTTTAGTGATCGGATTTTTCTCCTTTTCTTGAGTTTTACCATTTGGTTTAGTCTCACTATCTTTACTTGTACTAGTGGTAGCAGTAGTGGAAGAAGTGTTTGCAGGAGTAGTAGCCTTCTTCAAAGGTGGAGAGGCAATTGGGGCACCAGAAATGGCTGTTGCTTCTGTGTTATTTGgttgttttgttttaatatgTGGTTGTTGTGGTTGGGAAGTAAAGTTTTTCACAGTTTTCTTTGATGTACttgaagaaataatagCAGGATCCATGTTATGGGGTTCATTTCTTAATGTAGGTGGAATATATCTGGAAGGTTTTTGTGGAGTTGGCTTGGCATTTGTCTTTAAGGCAGCTAATAATTCGTCACCTCTTCTGTCAACACCAGAATataaatcttcttcatccATACCAGAATCATCGATGATAATACCTCTATCTTCAGCCAAGTGAATATTACCCGAAGTACCTTGAgattcaatttcttttgcAATTCTTTCAGCTTCTTTTAATCGAGTTGCATAATTAggatcatttttattaatctttGTAGTGTAAAAATGTTCATCAAAACTTGATGTAACGCCgaatttcttttcattaaCTGCAAATTGATCCCAAGTATATGAAGATTCTTCTAAAGTTAGACCCTCGCCGCCATTGTTTAAGTTATTAGAAGATAAATCGGAATTATCTGGAGTCCATCTTTGTAATTCACGTTGTTTGATTGGCATACCGGTCTTGGAGATATCAACATCTGTTTTAAATCCGGCCCCATTGgagttattgttattggtGGTTCTagtattgttgttgttattcTTAGAAATCCCTTTTGTAGCGTTGGAATTATTTACAGAGGCAGGCATAGGGTTATTCTTCGTAGAAGTAAGAGTAGCTACAGGAGTGGATATCTTAGTATTCACTTTGGAAGCTCCAGTCAAAGTAGTGGCGGCTGAAGGTGTTGCTGCAATCGGTGTTGAAGATGTTGATGAGGTGGTGGTAGTAGCAGCAGAAGCAGATGGAGAAGATTCAGATGAAGCAATTGCAGAGTTTGTAGCATGAGTAGTTGAATTTGAGGCAGAAGAAGGAATAGCAAAATTAACGTTATCCAACTTCAAGTCGGCTACATCTTTACCTGacaataataaagtttCAGAGTCATCTTCTAAGGCATTGGTGGTTGTCGAAGCAGtacctttatttttaaaagttgaGTCAATAATTTTGGGGTACTTCAAAATAATGCTAATCCCTTGTTTTGATTCCAGGTCACATGCAATTAAAATACCAGAATATTTAATGCCAGAAGTTGTTGTGGCAACAACATTAGACCCAATACTGTTGACTAAAAGGTAGTCTTGTCTATCATCGAAGTTCTTGGTGGTATCactattttcaaaaaataaggaTGCTGAGTTATTAGACGAATTATTCgataaagatgaagatgaagtcTTGCTATTAGAGTTGTTGTTTGATCTAAATTTAGTACCATTGGTAGAATTTAAAGTAGATGAAGGTTTTTCGATTGAGCCAGCctctttcttcttttgaTTAAAAGAACCACCTTTCATGATTAAGGATAATTtaggtaaaaaaatattcaagcGTGATTTcagagaaaaaaaaaatacgaacaaatacaataatcagccaattaaacaattaggtgtatttaatattaaattaatggGTGGGTATATTTAATCTAACGGTAAACTTCCTTTGTTCACgttgttttatatttttttctcctCTAAACAATGaaataatggaaaaaaaataaaactggGGTAAAATCAAAGTGAATCAACGACTAAAAATGGAGCGTAACTATGCTAATCAAAGTTGCTACACGTAGTATGATAATCGTAAAAAGcccaataatttttcacacACCTATCAAATGTGAATTTACACTTTAATTGtgtatttttgtttttgatcTTAATGTGTCTTacttgaaaaataaatgggtttaattttttaggTTGATGAAGTTTCCATTTCCATTTTATCTGATTCTATtctgttttaatttttctcgTCCGCCTTTCGTCGCTGTTTATCCAAAGCAGAAACCATCAGCAAGCTGTGAAAATTCAATGATAGCTTTGTGCCGGCTTGAATGTGCTGGTGTAGTAATATCGGAAATGTCATTTGCCATTTGGTGCCAAAATATTCGCTAAATAGTCACTATGTTATATAGTATTCCGTAATTTGCCTGGAGAATCAGATGAGTTCTACCTGAAACGGATCTACTATTATTTGGTATCAATTGTCTACATATTGTCATGATTGATTCGTGtgaaatgataataaaccTCTAGTGGTAGTAAAGTTATTGCATTCCAGGTTATAAATGCGTTTAGATGGGTATGCTATGCAGGTGTTTGAGTAATTATGAAAAGGTAGGTTATGATGGTGAATTGGTTGCGGAGGAATCAGGTGGGCTATCCTCTTGACTTGGGACATGATGCACCCGTAACGACTGTTCGATCTCATGCAGTTTGGATACAGTTAAAAAATTGTCTATACTTTGAGATAGCGTCGTTTGCACTCGATTAAGCGATTTTAGGGACGGGAGATACTTTTGAAcatcttcaatatcaataGTGTTGTTCATAGCCATGTCCATGCCCAAATGGTTGGACCTATTCATTTGCAACCCAAAATCACGAACGTCTTTATCATACTGAGAGTAATTCGAGGTTTTATTAGCCAACTGATTGGTAGATTCAGTCGCGGTAGTTATACTTCCAAGTCCAAACTCCTTCTCCATGGCCTTATTTAATGAGGGGTGGATAATATCTTTTGTTAAactgttttttattttttctttgttctttgatttgtaattttcaattagTTCAGCAACTTTTTCTGTTTGGTTGCTTtcattttgtaataaaacTTCCAACTTTTCACCtctttctaattctttagaAAGCTTCTCTTGCAAAAAGACACGCTTTGAAATAACGTAATTTGAATCAGTATCCAATTCATTTAGTTTTGTTGGAAATTTGGATTCTTTCAATTgctttttaattttctttataataTCATCCATTATACTATATTTACTCAATTTAATTTCGTTAATGTAACGGTTTCTAGTATCAGAAGCATTATACAAAGgttcatttttctttatagaATATTTGTCTCTCTCTACCAAGTAAGCAACTTTATTGATTTCCGATTcatattgtttaaaaatatattcaatagATAGGCTTGCATTTTCTTGTAATagatttttaattgaatcaatAAATTCCTTTGATGGAGCATCCCATTTTCGAACTCTAGTAGTTTTAGGCAATCGAGCATCATATTCCTGGGCAattatctttttaaaaTCCCAAAATTCTTCATGATATTTAGTTGTTTGTTTGATATTAGATCTCTTTTTACGTTGATTCTCGCTATTAGATTTTGTATTACTTCTCCAATCACTTAATTCATATCTCTTTCTCTTCCTTTTTGTTCCAATTATTCCTTCAGATGATTGTGGTACATATCCCAGAACCATTTCAGAATCTTCTTCAATCCATTggttttcttcttcatatCCAATTACGTGCTGAGACTCATCAATATCATCGTTGGTATCTTCAGCATCGCTTTCTTCTCCATCTCTAGATTCAGTATCAGTGTCTACTTGGGATGTATCTGAATCTGTTTCATGAGCTAtatattcatcatttgaattttgcTCTCGTCCTGATATCTCATCGCTTAGATCAGAATCGTTAAATTCATCTAGAAACAAGtgtttttttggtttttctGTATCTTCCATATGtcaaaaattgaaaaaaaaaatatctttgaTAATAGAAAagtttttgttattttatcttattttttggttagtttaatattattgttttaaatagCAAATGATTTACAGAATGCTAGTATATAGAAATATGTAAAGATTTCGTGTGTATTTACTTTTATGTTTGATTTGGTTAACATCCGTCGGacataatttttaaaacgGAAAACACCGACACGTAAAAAGATGagtttatatatacatatcatgtatatatataattaaatatacatgtaaatataaaaaaaaaaagatgatgTTATAGgtatttgatatttattatatattcaatgTATAATGTAAAATGCATGCAAATGTGCAGTAGGAAAATACGGATTGTTTAGAAAGAATCGTCGAAAGCCATGGCACCACCAGTTTCTTTGTTGGAAGAAACAGCCATAACAGAAGCCTTTTGATAATCAGAGACTCTCTTTTCAAAGAAATTGGTCTTACCAGCTAAGGAAATGTTTTCCATGAAATCAAATGGGTTTTCAACATTGTAAACCTTTGGATTACCGAAGGCAATCAATAATCTGTCAGCAACAAATTCGACATATTGGTTCATCAAATCAGCATTCATACCCAATAATGCAACTGGTAAAGCATCTCTGAAATAACccttttcaatttcaacaGCTTCagtaacaattttttcaacaatttctggcttaattttgttttctaaGTGAGAGAATAACAAACAAGCAAAATCAGTATGTAAACCTTCATCTCTACAAATCAATTCATTTGAGAAAGTTAAACCTGGCATTAAACCCTTCTTCTTTAACCAGAAAATAGCAGCGAATGACCCAGAGAAGAAAATACCTTCAATAGAAGCAAAGGCAACTAATCTTTCAGCAAAAGTAGCATCTTCAGCATTAATCCATCTTAAAGCCCAGATAGccttttctttaatttgtgGGATAGTTTCAATAGCGTTAAATAAGAAAGTAGATTCTCTTGGATCCTTAATATATGTATCAATCAATAAAGAATAGGTTTCAGAATGGATATTTTCAATCATAATTTGGAAACCGTAGAACATCTTAGCTTCTGGAACTTGTACTTCGACAGAGAAATTTTCCACTAAGTTTTCATTGACAATACCATCAGAAGCAGCAAAGAAAGCCAAAACTCTTGAGATGAAAAATCTTTCATTTGGAGTCATTCTATTATTCCAATCATGTAAATCCTTtgataaatcaatttcttcGGCAGTCCAGAAAGAAGCTTCAGCTCTCTTATAAGCTTCATAAATATCTGGGTATAATATTGGGTAGATAatctttctctttttatctttatttagTAAAACTTCATTCTTTTCCAGATCTTTTAAATGTTTTCTGTGAACCTTATGAGAATGGATGAAATTTCTGTATTCAACAGCTTGTTGAGATAATCTCAATTCTAATTGTTCATTAGCTTCTTTGTTACCTTCTTTGATAGcttgtaattttttgttcaaatctttttcagaagataaagaaatgTCTAATTGAGATAAGGAAGCAGCAGCTTCTTTAGATGGAGTTTCCTTTGGTAAAGTCATTATGCTGTGAGTTATATATGTGAGTTGGGAAAAGAATGGATTGATACTTTattgttaataaatatacaactgaaaaaaatataaaaaattataacgAAAAgtcaatttaataaaaaaaataagatctttatataataatataatccGATGAGAAGAATTGTAATATCAGAACAAAGAACAGTAGGCAAAAGAGAAGACTTGTAAAGGGGAGGAAAAACGATGCAAGAATGGTGAAGAGAAATCATGTAGGCAAGTAAAAAGGAAATGAAAGAGAAATCATGTAGGCAAGTAAAAAGGAAATGAAAGAGGAATCAAGAATGAAGGGGACCTTAGGAATGTAGGAAGGCAGAATACAAGCTCGAGACGTGAATTGTCAACAAAGTTAGGTGTTAAGCCTGTAAACTGGACACCCAAACTATTAAAGacagaagaagaaacaCGACaataaagaattcaaaCTTCCTGCCTGAGTAAAAACTGTGTTAACTACAAAAAATGGAAGCGacaacaagaaaaaaatacgtAAATAATACGGTCACTATTGAATTCAAGCCTAAAATTGCTTTGTGTGTAAAGTAAAGTTTAGAACCAcagcaaaaaaaagagaataaAAAACTGGAGATGGATATATTGAGAATTTCTAAGagatatgaaaaaaatttttcatatgGTTAATAAGATGCATTGCATGTAAAACACGTAAATACAGTTCTAAGAAAATAATGCAGCAAGACAACTGACAAACTCCTGCAGTCCAGATTAGGTATCAACATTCTTCGTGTACTAAAACGGATAGACTACAAGTTTTTCTATGCAACTCCCCTGTTAACTTTTCTCCAGCTTTAAAGAGAAGGCTTTGAATCTGTTAGCAGATCAAGAATGCTTCAAGTTAAAATTTACAAGATGGAAAGTCCATGCCCAGAAAATGGCATTGGTAAGATTAGTAATAGTTGTTCATAGTTAACAGGAAAAACGGAAATACAAGATCCGTCTCCGCGGAAATATCTTAAAGAGGAAACCAGTTTCGGCAAGAGAATGTGTTGTCCTTTTCGGtctaattattatattaagaGAAAAGACGAAAAGGGTATTATTAGAGATATTGTCATagagattaaaaaattaaagtgGTTGTAAATAGAAAACTGTTATAACGATTTATTTAAGAGTTTAGATAGTTTAGTATAAACATGACTGTAAACGGTATATGTAGAGAGATGTGAGATTGATGAAACATGTGTGCAAATATTGGAAGGATGCAATTTAGAAGTCTTCATTAAATGCGAAGGCGTCATCAGCCTTAGCCTTGTTTTCCTTTTCAGCCTTGGCCATGTCACCAGCCTTTTGGTAGTCAGAAACTTTCTTTTCGAATGAATTAGATTGACCTGGTAATTCAACACCTTCCATGAATGGGAATGGGTTAGAAGCATTGTAGTGTTTTTCGTTACCGAAGGATTCTAAGATGGTATCAGCTACTACTTCAATGAATAGGTCCATGTCTTTCTTAGACAAACCGATCTTTTCAACCAAGAATAAATCATCGTAAGCCTTCTTTTCCAATTCGACAGCTTCTGTGACGATTCTTTCAATAATCTTGGCATTTGGtttgtttttcaaatgagCAAACATTAAAGCTTGGAAATCAGTATGCATAGTGTGATCCTTAAACATCTCCACGTTCATCTTGTTGAAGCCAGGTAAGATGTCTTTAGATTGTAAATAGAAGGCAGAAACGTAACCAGTTAAGTTGAATAAACCCTGTAAGGCAGCAAATGCAACCAATTTTTCAGCGTATAAGGAATCTTCGCCAAACCAGGTTTCATTGTAAGCCATCTTAGCCTTGATATTGGAGTTGTCCTCAATGGATTCGAACATGGTAACTCTAGttttttcatctttgaTTAAAGCGTCGATAGCCAAAGAATAAACTTCAGCATGGATATTATCAACCATAATTTGGAACCCATAGAAACATTTAGCTTCTGGAATTTGAACTTCAGCACTTAATAATTCAGTTAAGTTTTGATCGATGAAATCTTGTGACATAAAAACGGCTAGTAATCTAGTAATGAATTCTTTTTGATCCTTGGTAATAGCACCTTCGGAATTCCATTGTTCAATATCTTTGGAGGAATCCATTTCTTCAGCGGTCCAGAAATTGGCTTCACGTTTCTTATAAGCATCATAAACTTCATGGTATTTAATAGGGAAAAGAACAAAACGACGCTTGTTTTCAAACAAAATAGCTTCATCTTTTTCCATTTCCTTTAATTTGAAACGGTGGACTTTTTGAGATTCTAGGAATTCTGCACGAGATTGCATTTCGATGTGgtatatattattggtGGCGACGGTATTCAGATGGAAGTCTCTTTGGGAAGATGGCTATAGTGAGTTGATTATcttataatacaaatataatactAAAAGAAACAAGCATAAATTTCACAAGATGCTATGATCCTTCATATCCACCCCTTTatataatcaaattatagttttttttcttttcaattatCCATTACGAAATTTCcttcaaatttcaaattttgataCTCCCAAAAGGAATGCGATGTCCAGATCGTGCAAGGGAAAACATggaaaagtaaaaaaattttcagaCTAGGGGACACTCCTTAGAAAACACCCGAGAATAACCAGAAAGGGACACCCAGGAATGTGGTTGCCGTTTCTAGCCTTCGCCATTTTTCTCTATCCATATAGTATGGTTTGTAATgacaaaatataatgtaTTGGCATTACGAATATTACTACTACGCCAAAACACGTCAACATAGGAGCAGTCTCTAAAGTAAATTTGATTAGATACAGTGGAGGGCAAGAATGTTGGAGCCATTGTGCAGACGTTTTTTGCTTTGTAAAAACTGGATTTGTAGCTGGAACTGTAGTCCGTGTTGTCCAGATTATTGAGTAGTAGGAACTGGAGTTAACCAGAAGGGAAAAGGCTGAGCTAAACTATTGTAGATTTTTTGATTGGAGTCTAGAATAAGAGCCTATACAGTGTAAAGAGCCAAGTCTATACCGCGTTGTTTATACAATACAGGGgacgaaaaaaaaatttcatttgttgATACATTGACGTTTGTTATAATACTATTGTTTACTTTTTCAAAGCTTTCTTTATTGACGTTTCAGTTAGAAGTATTTTATTCTATACAATTGGTAAGAAAAGTAAACTAGCTTATCAGCAAATGTTATCTCATATTACTACACCTATTTTTTATCCAAATGCAAAACCGCATATTGGTCATGTCTATTCCTCTCTGTTAGCAGATTTGATTCATAGACATGCATTGTTATCATCACCAAAGCCACATAGTAATAAACCCCTTACGCATCTTTTCACCACTGGTCTCGATGAGCATGGGTTGAAGATTCAACAAGCTGCCATAAAGAACAATTTTTCCACTCCTAAGAAATTTGTCGATTCTTTGGCagtagaatttaaaaaaatggataAACTTTGTGATATTAATTATACAAGGTTCATTAGAACCACAGATCAAGATCACGTTGAAAATGTCTATAAATTATGGTCTTTAGTGTTTCAAAATGGGTACATCTATAAAAATACTCACGAAGGTTGGTATTCTGTTTCTGATGAAACTTTTTATCCAGAATCgaaaattatcaaacaaCCCGATGGATCTTATAAAAATACCGAAACAAATACTTCTGTAATCCCCTCCAATGAATCGAACtactttttcaaattgtcATCCTTCCAATCACagttaattgaattatatgAGAAAACTGCACAAAATATGATATATCCACCAAAATATAGAGACTTCATATTACACGAATTGAAATCTCAACCTTTGAAAGATCTTTCCATTTCCAGGCCAGTAGAACGGTTAGTCTGGGGTATCGATGTGCCAAATGATCCTactcaaaaaatatatgttTGGTTTGATGCTCTTTGTAACTATATAAGTTCTATTGGTTCCATTAATAATGTTTTGGAAAACACTCCAAATATTGTATCTTCACACAGTTTTAGTGCTGATCCAAcacatcaaataattattccCTCTCCCGCTGAAACTTGGCAAAATACAACCCATATTGTGGGCAAAGATATCATTAGATTCCATACAATCTATTGGCCTGCCTTTCTAATGGCAGCAGGTATCCCATTACCGAAGCAAGTAATCGTTCATGGCCACTGGCTTTCAGAAGGTACTAAAATGTCAAAGAGTAAAGGAAATGTAGTGGATCCTATCGAttgtattgaaaaatttgggATTGATACTTTGAGATGGTATTTGTTACAAAATTCGAACTTGAagaatgataatgattttattttaaaaaatttaatggatttcaaaaaaatttccttTGTTGGTAAATGGGgtaatttaattcataGATGTTGCTCTCCTAAGTTTAGCATACATGATGCTGTTTTGAAGTTTACTACCTCAAATAAAACCATTCAAGAAGATTTTCAATCAATTTTCTCTTCGCCTGTAGATTCTGAAAGTAATATACAAAATGCTTCTCAATTCAAAGAATTATACCAAACCATTATTAAAGATCTGGAGACTTTACCATCAGACATGAAAGTTATGATAGAAACACTAGAAACAGccaaattattgaataaattttggtcaataatagataatttaaacCAATTCATTCAATTGACAACTCCTTGGAAACTGAAAAGTCCTGaagatttacaaaaaagaaatcttatcatatattttgtCATAGATTCTATGAGAATCTTAAGTATTTTGTCTCAGCCAATCATCCCTAACCTAGCAGGAATGTTTCTTGATAGATTAGATGTCGTAAAAGAGAGAAGGTCATGGGAATTTGCTGCATATAAGAAAGATATTGATTATGCAGTTGATGCTAACCTTAAAAATAGACCTCCCACAATTCAAATGGAGTGATGTCTAGTagaattttttgtaaataatatacagCATTGAAATCTAtctaattaaataattaagaTTTACATATTCGCATATACATTCCTgttaatacaaataaaaaaagcatCTCTATTTCACTTTTGTATTGCCTCTTtttataattcaaattttagGACGTTGCAGTCCAATGTCTCTAAATCCATAATGACAACTTCACCAGTCGAACTGAATACTGGTACACTaattatctttatattaGGATCAGTCATATCCCTGACACCGAATTCTTTTTGATTACCAACCACATATAAGTTTGGCCATTCGTCTAGTATAAAAGGATCCTTATTTAGATATGGATAACTAATTATAGTATCAGGAGCGTTTGGCGCAATATTTTGCCACCTCATGGTACTTTCCATAATATCTAATCTGTGTTCAATAGTGTCTgctttttcatcattatcttcTCCATCATCAGTAACAATGTATTTAcaaatatcatc
Proteins encoded in this window:
- the MSM1 gene encoding methionine--tRNA ligase MSM1 (similar to Saccharomyces cerevisiae MSM1 (YGR171C); ancestral locus Anc_5.176); translation: MLSHITTPIFYPNAKPHIGHVYSSLLADLIHRHALLSSPKPHSNKPLTHLFTTGLDEHGLKIQQAAIKNNFSTPKKFVDSLAVEFKKMDKLCDINYTRFIRTTDQDHVENVYKLWSLVFQNGYIYKNTHEGWYSVSDETFYPESKIIKQPDGSYKNTETNTSVIPSNESNYFFKLSSFQSQLIELYEKTAQNMIYPPKYRDFILHELKSQPLKDLSISRPVERLVWGIDVPNDPTQKIYVWFDALCNYISSIGSINNVLENTPNIVSSHSFSADPTHQIIIPSPAETWQNTTHIVGKDIIRFHTIYWPAFLMAAGIPLPKQVIVHGHWLSEGTKMSKSKGNVVDPIDCIEKFGIDTLRWYLLQNSNLKNDNDFILKNLMDFKKISFVGKWGNLIHRCCSPKFSIHDAVLKFTTSNKTIQEDFQSIFSSPVDSESNIQNASQFKELYQTIIKDLETLPSDMKVMIETLETAKLLNKFWSIIDNLNQFIQLTTPWKLKSPEDLQKRNLIIYFVIDSMRILSILSQPIIPNLAGMFLDRLDVVKERRSWEFAAYKKDIDYAVDANLKNRPPTIQME